In the genome of Acetonema longum DSM 6540, the window CTGCCTATTTTTCCTTGGAAAATTATTTCCAAGGAAAAAAGGCGGGTTACCTGGCGGAATTCAGTCACTTACACCAGTTCCAGAATAGCCATGGGAGCGGCATCGCCGCGGCGGGGTCCCAGTTTCAAGACACGGGTATAGCCGCCTTGACGCTCCTGGTACTTTGGTGCAATGATATCAAATAACTTTTTAGTCACTTCTTCATCCATGAGAAAAGATAACACCTGACGGCGTGCATGGAGATCACCGCGTTTAGCCAGTGTGATCATCTGATCAGCCAGCGAGGCAGTTTCTTTGGCTTTCGCCTCCGTTGTCTCAATGCGCCCATGGGCGAAGAAGGAAGTCAAAATACTGCGCAACAGCGCTTTACGAGCGCTGGAGTCACGTCCTAACTTTCTGTAGGCCATAAATCTTCCCTCCTTATTCCCGTTATTCCTCGTTTTCAGCCAGAGATAACCCGAGTTCCGCCAGTTTTTTCTTAACTTCATCCAGCGACTTGCGGCCTAAATTGCGCACTTTCATCATATCCTCTTCGGATTTTTGATTCAGTTCGGCAACCGTATTGATGCCGGCGCGTTTTAGACAATTGTAAGACCGCACGGACAGTTCCAGGTCTTCGATGGTCATTTCCATCACCTTGGAGCCGCCGTCTTCCACCGGTTCCGTAAAAGGGCCGTCAGCTGTTTCCTCATCGGCAACAATGCCGGCAATATTCTGGAAGGGCTTCAGTTCGCTAATCAGAATCCTGGCTGCTTTGCTCACAGCTTCATCGGGGCGCAGGCTGCCGTTCGTCCAAACTTCTAATGTCAGCCTGTCAAAATTGGTTACGTTACCGACGCGTGTATCTGTTACTTGATAGTTTACCCGTAGAATGGGAGAAAAAATAGAGTCAATCGGAATAATCCCGATTACATGATCCGGTTTTTTGTTTTTATCCGCCAGCACATAGCCGAAACCGGATTCGATGGTTAATTCCAGCTTAAGGCTGGCATTATCGTCCAGGGTCGCCAAATGCTTGCCGGGATTGAGAACCTCGATTTCCGGATCGTCAATAATGTCAGCCTTTACTTCTCC includes:
- the rplQ gene encoding 50S ribosomal protein L17 produces the protein MAYRKLGRDSSARKALLRSILTSFFAHGRIETTEAKAKETASLADQMITLAKRGDLHARRQVLSFLMDEEVTKKLFDIIAPKYQERQGGYTRVLKLGPRRGDAAPMAILELV
- a CDS encoding DNA-directed RNA polymerase subunit alpha, translated to MMEIEKPKIEVVEISENNQDGTIYGKFVCEPLKRGYGITLGNSLRRILLSSLPGAAVTSIKIDGVLHEFSTIPGVREDVTDIILNLKELCLKKYIDEPKLIRIEVEGPGEVKADIIDDPEIEVLNPGKHLATLDDNASLKLELTIESGFGYVLADKNKKPDHVIGIIPIDSIFSPILRVNYQVTDTRVGNVTNFDRLTLEVWTNGSLRPDEAVSKAARILISELKPFQNIAGIVADEETADGPFTEPVEDGGSKVMEMTIEDLELSVRSYNCLKRAGINTVAELNQKSEEDMMKVRNLGRKSLDEVKKKLAELGLSLAENEE